The nucleotide sequence TTATGCTCCATGTATCCTctcaggataaaaaaaaaaaatctaaaaaatttgatgTACTATAAGAAATCCCTTTTATGCATATTGCATTCACCTTGGACAGGGCAGGGTAAGAAAGTAACAAAAGTATAACTTCCTTttcagatttttattttttttgcttctATTCTTTTCTATCACCGTTTTTTATTTCTCCTTACAACACACCAACAACAAcccatccttttcttttttttttttactttttttttctcgACACCAATTGGCTTTCCCCCTACCTAtcctttttatattttgatttgttTTTGTTTCCATTCTTTTCTCTCACTGTTTTTTATTTCTCCTTATAACGCACCAGCAACAACCTACCTTTTTTTTTGCACTTTTTTTCTCCATTGGTGTCTTCTTATAGTTTCCCCCCCCCCACACAGTGCGTTGCATATTCTCTTTATATTTTGGCTTTTTTTCACTTTCAttattttctctcccttttttttttctccgtgTAACTTACcaactttttctctctttttgcaTTTTTTTCTCCTAGTTGGTGTCTTCCTTTGGTTTTTCCCTCACATAGTTGGTTGCATActctttttttagattttgattttCTTTCGCTTCCATTTTTTTCTCTTACTAATTTTTATTTCTCCTTGTAACACTCCAACAACAACCcatctgtttcttttttttttctttatacacTTTTTTTTCTCTTGGTTGGTGTCTTTCTTTGGTTTTCCCCCCACAAAGTGGGATGCATACCCTCTTTAGATTTTGATTTTTGTTTCGCTTCCATTCTTTTCTCTCATATAATTAAAAGAAATTAAGATTCATATTTTTTATTGTCCAACAAAATTCGAAGGtctataaaaatcataattttttcctAACTGATCCTTCTCGTTACGATGTTATTTCAGTGTCATCCTTGGACTTCAAGACTCCTCGTAGACATAGTTTTCTTTCGTAGAAGATCACTTTGTAAAATGACTGAAGAAAGATGCCTGAGGTTAAATGAAGCCGTATGGTTTCTTTTCTATAATGGTCTTTTCCGAATgtcataattatatttatattacaaTTTTTTTAGAATTTCATAAGTACAAACACTTtgtcaaataatttacaaaatgAATCTTATCTTTTATAATAAAACCTTCGTAATTCTCCGAAGAGCGAGGGAAGTGCTCCGATGAAAAATGACTATGAGGTTATATTGCCTTGGAGAGACTGCCTCCCCTATCatcaaaataacaaaataataatggctgttaaataatttcatttgaaaaaaaaaagattctattTATGTTTTTCAATTTTTAAACATAAGAAATTAAATAGTTGCAATCATATATCAATTGAATATAGGATATTGCATCAATGCTAAAGActcttcataatattttttttttttgaaaatctaGTTTAGTAAGAGAATGTTGAATTATTAAATTAAACATTACGATTAGATAGGAGatgatttaaaagttttagctaagataaaaaaatcttattttaatTGAAGTCAATATTAATATTGAGTTCAACCTTTATGAATATATGACATTGAAAAGAAGAAGGGAGGTGAGATGAATAAAGGCTGAGAGATTTCGGAGTATCAAAGATTTTAAATGTTTGATAAAATTTTTGGTTTTAAGtgtctcttttatatatatatatttttaatcattcTTATCAACGATTTGGTGATGTCTATCATCTTTGTGAGATAATTTAGTAGAAGCATGAGAGGCATTGGGgaaatcaagtttgtcaaaggacGACAACCATGCAAACAATTGCACATGATCGATCCTTCATTTACTTTGGCCGGGAGGATTTTTGATGGGAATTAACTATCATAAGAGAACACATGAAATGGAAAGCTAATATAAGCATATGATCAGTCGAAACGTATCAAACTGCATCTTTATTTGTTTTATTCATGATCACAGCCACcctaacgacgacgacgacgacaacgacGACGACGGTAACAATTCATGACGTCCAAGTAGCTAACAGCAAGCCTCGATCATTTATTGAAGCACCCCAACGTAGAgtagctgcagcagcagcagcagcagcactcgAGGAGGTCTAGTTAGGTGCGAGGTAAACTCCTATGGCATCAATCATGGTGCCCGCACGTCCAAAGAAGCCAATGATCTTACCCGAGGCTACAGGAACGGAGAAAGGCTTTCCGCCACTGGTGCCGAAAGGTCCATAGCTTTTTTTGTTGGTCCTCAGCGTCAGGTTCCTCACCAGAGTGATTCTCCCCAGCGTATCCACAGACCCCTCGACGCCCACAAGATACTCGTCCTCTTGCAGAGGAATCTGAACAACGAGACT is from Musa acuminata AAA Group cultivar baxijiao chromosome BXJ3-8, Cavendish_Baxijiao_AAA, whole genome shotgun sequence and encodes:
- the LOC135644836 gene encoding protein GOS9-like produces the protein MAGEIKVGAWGGNGGSAWDMGAAYRITNIKIRAGDAIDAIVITFTRYGLIETKHFGGSGGTLYEIPLQEDEYLVGVEGSVDTLGRITLVRNLTLRTNKKSYGPFGTSGGKPFSVPVASGKIIGFFGRAGTMIDAIGVYLAPN